In a single window of the Drosophila teissieri strain GT53w unplaced genomic scaffold, Prin_Dtei_1.1 Segkk48_quiver_pilon_scaf, whole genome shotgun sequence genome:
- the LOC122625653 gene encoding accessory gland peptide Acp33A-like, producing MSSFKRVPLFCTIILILAGLGQHTAESRLPDCVLYPRCLMTKDPCCM from the coding sequence ATGTCATCTTTCAAGCGAGTTCCATTATTTTGTACCATAATCCTGATCCTAGCTGGACTGGGTCAGCACACAGCTGAAAGTCGACTCCCAGACTGCGTTCTTTATCCCAGATGTCTAATGACAAAGGACCCGTGTTGCATGTAG